In Dromiciops gliroides isolate mDroGli1 chromosome 5, mDroGli1.pri, whole genome shotgun sequence, the following are encoded in one genomic region:
- the METTL7A gene encoding methyltransferase-like protein 7A has translation MAFTVHVLQLAISVSVFPIFLLHFLGLWNWICKKFFPYFMVQFTKSYNKEMAAKKQELFGNLQEFAGSPGTLALMEVGCGTGANFKFYPPGCRITCIDPNPNFEKFLIQSIAESRHLQFERFIVASGENMYQVPDNSMDAVVCTLVLCSVQNQEKFIKEVHRVLRPGGAFYFMEHVAADPSTWNFFWQRVLKPTWFLMFDGCDLTRESWKALEEGGFSKLNLQHLQAPLSWEIVRPHILGYAVK, from the exons ATGGCGTTCACTGTGCATGTTCTCCAGCTggccatctctgtctctgtgtttcccatctttcttctcCACTTCTTGGGCCTGTGGAACTGGATATGCAAAAAGTTCTTTCCTTACTTCATGGTGCAATTCACCAAGAGCTACAACAAAGAGATGGCTGCCAAGAAGCAGGAGCTCTTTGGCAACCTGCAGGAGTTTGCGGGATCCCCAGGGACGCTGGCCTTGATGGAGGTTGGCTGTGGCACCGGAGCCAACTTCAAGTTCTACCCTCCTGGGTGCAGGATCACCTGCATCGACCCCAATCCCAACTTTGAGAAGTTCCTGATCCAAAGCATTGCTGAAAGCCGACACCTCCAGTTTGAACGCTTCATAGTGGCTTCGGGAGAAAATATGTATCAAGTGCCAGACAACTCCATGGACGCTGTGGTCTGCACCCTGGTCCTGTGCTCTGTACAGAATCAAGAGAAATTTATCAAAGAGGTGCACCGAGTGCTCAGGCCG GGAGGTGCTTTTTATTTCATGGAGCACGTGGCTGCTGACCCGTCCACCTGGAATTTCTTCTGGCAACGAGTTCTCAAGCCGACGTGGTTTCTAATGTTTGATGGCTGCGACCTGACCCGAGAGAGCTGGAAAGCCCTGGAGGAGGGGGGCTTCTCCAAGCTAAACCTCCAGCACCTGCAGGCGCCCCTCTCCTGGGAGATAGTCCGGCCTCATATCCTAGGCTATGCTGTGAAATAA